A genome region from Danio aesculapii chromosome 2, fDanAes4.1, whole genome shotgun sequence includes the following:
- the neurod6b gene encoding neurogenic differentiation factor 6-B, which yields MLTVPFEEPDMMRESQFGGTFTRQEDVRTLNSAELKEAEDDNTDREEEEREEDENGLPKKKGPRKKKSEGRGDRVKMRRQEANARERSRMHGLNDALESLRKVVPCYSKTQKLSKIETLRLAKNYIWALSETLSAGKRPDLLAFVQTLCKGLSQPTTNLVAGCLQLNARNFLTDHNGDVSFSGRPAYDSLYPYPNAEMATPTGLSSGTRESVKPFRPYNYYASYESYYDSASPESSSPHFDGQMSPPINYNGIFSLKKHDEQVEYSKNCHYGMRYCNVPGRGSMYRVSPDSHFPYDLHPRSQSFQSQDELNTGYHN from the coding sequence ATGTTAACGGTACCATTTGAAGAGCCAGATATGATGCGCGAGTCTCAGTTTGGTGGCACGTTCACGCGTCAGGAAGACGTCCGGACACTCAACAGCGCCGAGCTCAAGGAGGCAGAGGACGACAACACGGAcagggaggaggaggagagagaggaggaCGAAAACGGGCTGCCGAAGAAGAAGGGTCCCCGCAAAAAGAAATCCGAGGGACGCGGTGACCGAGTCAAAATGCGTCGCCAGGAAGCAAACGCGCGCGAGCGCAGCCGCATGCACGGCCTCAATGACGCGCTCGAAAGCCTGCGCAAAGTCGTGCCGTGCTACTCCAAAACGCAAAAACTCTCCAAGATCGAAACCCTGAGGCTGGCCAAGAATTACATTTGGGCTCTGTCTGAGACTTTGAGTGCGGGAAAGCGACCTGATCTGCTCGCGTTCGTGCAAACCCTGTGCAAAGGCTTGTCTCAGCCCACTACCAACTTGGTCGCGGGCTGCCTCCAGCTGAACGCCCGAAATTTCCTCACAGATCATAACGGGGACGTGTCCTTCTCTGGCAGGCCCGCGTACGATTCCCTGTACCCGTACCCGAACGCTGAAATGGCCACGCCCACCGGCCTCAGCTCTGGGACGCGGGAAAGCGTCAAACCGTTCCGGCCCTACAACTATTACGCGTCCTACGAGTCCTACTACGACAGCGCCTCTCCAGAGAGCAGCAGCCCTCACTTCGACGGCCAAATGAGTCCTCCAATTAATTACAACGGGATTTTCTCGCTCAAAAAACACGACGAGCAAGTCGAGTACAGTAAGAACTGCCATTACGGGATGAGATACTGTAACGTTCCCGGCCGGGGCTCCATGTACCGCGTTTCCCCAGACAGCCATTTTCCTTATGACTTACATCCCCGCAGCCAGTCGTTCCAGAGCCAGGACGAATTAAATACGGGTTACCATAATTAA